The Candidatus Rokuibacteriota bacterium genomic sequence CCGCCGCCCTCTCGCCCAGCCTTCGCCGAAGCGCGTCGTCATCCAGCAGGGTTGCTAAGGCGCGGGCAAGCTCGGGCGCGTCGCCCCCCGGCACGAGCAGCGCCGACGCATCGTCCGTCAGGACTTCGGCCGCGACGCCGACGCGGCTGGCGATGACCGCCCGGCCGGCCGCCAGGTACTCGAAGAGCACGCGTGACATCCCGTCGGACTCGAGCGGCGGGTACAGGGCGATGTCGAGAGATCCGACCACTCGGGCCGGATCGTCGACGAAGCCAAGGAAGGAGACTCGGTCGCCGAGGCCGCCGCGCACCACGCTCTCCCGGATCGCGGCTTCGAAGGGCCCCTGCCCCACGAAGAGGAGGTGAAAGGCACGTCCCGAAGCGGTCACCCTGTGAGCCGCCTCGACCACCACCGCATGGCCCTTCATGACGCGGAAGCCGGACAAGAGCCCCACGAGCGGCACCCCGGCCGGTAGCCCCAGCTCCTGTCGGAGAGCGGCGCCGTCGTGCCTGGGCCTGAATCTCTCCCCGTCGGCGCCGCCAGGGAGCGCCACCACGTGGTCGGGGAGCGCCAGACCCGCGGCAAGGCACTGGCGGCGGATGGCCTCGCTTACCGTCACGACGAGATCGGTCGCCTGGCCGTAGAGCCAGCGGTTCAAAGCGTGCGGACATATCGGCTGGACGATGTGGCGGGTGCGAACGAGGGGCCGCCTCTGCGAGGACAGGCGGTTCGCGACTGCCGCCAGCCAGTGTTCCTTGCCGCGATGGACGTGGACGATGTCGGCGGCCGGAAGCCACGCCTGAAGCGTCCTCATGTCGCGGAAATCGGCGGCGGGCCGAAGGCCCGAGCGGAAGCTCAAGGTCTCGATCCGCTGGACCCCTTCGCCGCGCGCGCGCGACATGACACGCTCCTCGGTCCCACGACGGCAGACGAGCGTCGCCTCCTGCCCGGCCTGCGTCAGCTCGCAGCATACCCGCGCGGCCCAGTAGGCATCCGAGGACCACCCGCCGCAGGAGACCATGTGGATCACCTTCACGGCGCCGCGCGAAGCCTCCCGATAGTCTCGAGGTAGAGCGCCTCCATAGCTTCCGCGTGACGCTCCCCGGTGAAGAGGAGAAGGGCGCGGCGTCTCCCGGCCTCGCCCATGGCGCGCGCCTCAGAGGGAGCCGACAGGAGACGCTCAAGGGAGGCGGACACTGCCGCCGGGCTCGGCTCGTCGAGGAGGAGCCCCGTCTCCCCGTGGACCACGGCGTCAGGGAGCGCGCCCACCCGGGCGGCGAGGACAGGCCGCCCCGCGGCCATGGCCTCGAGGGCCGCCCGGCAGGACTCGTCCGAGCCCGCTCCCATGAGGACGAACACGTCGAGGGCTCCGAGCACCGCCGGCAGGTCGGCATCCCGATAGCCGGCAAAGAACACCCGGCGCTCGAGCCCGAGGCGCTTGACGAGCCCCTCGAGCGCATCGCGCCGCTCTCCCTTTCCGACCAGCAACAGCCGCGCATCGTCGAGCGCGCGGGAGAGCAAGCGGAAGCCTTCGATCAGAGCCTCGTGACCCCGGCCGCCAGCGAGCCGCGCCACGCAGCCGACGAGGGGGACGCCGGTCGCCCCGAATTCCTCGCGGATCTTTATGGCGCCCGGCGCGTCAGTGACGAAGCGCGCGGCGTCCACTACGCCGTCCGCGCGGTAGAGCCGCGAACCGGGGACGCGGGTTTGGCGAAGGCGCTCCTCGATGCGCCGGCTCACGGCAATGACTGCGTCCGTGCGTCGGTAGAGCGCCGAATCCGGCCAAGCGCGCCGGACCGAGCGCTCGTTGTGGAAGGTCCTGATGAGGGCTGCCGTGCCGTGTCCCCACCACCCCAGCCAGTGGTCGTGGCCGTGATGGACGTGGACCACGTCCACGCCCTCACGGGTCACGAGGCTCCTGAGCCGCCGGGCATCACGCACGATGGCTACCGGGCCGGACTTGACGTCGAGCCTCAAATCTTCCAAGGGCTCTATGCCGGCCGCGCGCGCCTTGGCCTCGAAGCGGTCGCCTGCCGCCAGACCGAGAAGCACGCGGTGCCCGCGGGCCTGGAGCCCGAGGACCAGCCGGAGCACGGGCTCCGCGCTTCCCGTCCACCAGCGGTTGGCGACGACGTGGAGGACTGTGAGCCCGCCCGTTCCGCTCATGCGCGCACCGGACGTGGGGCCGCTCCCGCGATGACATCGTCGTAGAGGGCAAGCAGGCGCGAGACGGAAGTGCCATGAGAGAAACGCTCCTCGACCAGCCGCCGCGCCCCCCGGGCGCGAGCCGCGGCGCCCGATCCGTCGCTCAAGACCGACTCAATAGCGCGCGCCAGGGCGGCGGCGTCCTCGGGCGGGACGAGAATGCCCGTCTCGCCATCCTTGACCACCTCGGGAATTCCGCCGATCGCGCTCGCCACCACGGGTACCCCGGCCGCGAAAGCCTGGAGAAGGGACTGCGGCACACCCTCGGTCCGCGTCGAAGCCAGGACAAAGCAGTCCATGGCGCGCAAGAGCGCCGGCACGTCGGTCCGGAAGCCGGTGAAGACGACCGCCTCACCGAGACCGCGATCCTTCGCGAGCCCTTCGACCCAAGGCCGCCGGATTCCGTCGCCGACGAGCAGGAGCCGCGCCGTGGGATGCCGGGCGTGAACCGCGGCGAAAGCGTCGAGGAGATATGCATGGCCCTTCGAACCCCTGAACATGGCGACCGACCCGATCACGGGCCGCGCAAGGCCCAGGCTCTGGCGCATCGCGTGGGCATCGTCTGAGCCACCGGTAAATTCCGCCAGATCCACGCCCGCCGGGATGGCGGTGACCCGCCCGGGATCGACCCCGGCCTCGATCACGAGGCGGCGGATGGCCTCACCGCTCGTGATCACCCGATCCGCGAGCCAACGATAGACGGGGTTCCAGCGCCGTCGTATGCGGATCGAGACATGGCGCGTCCGCACGACGGGGACGCCAGCGGCGCGCGCAGCCAGCCCGCCCACCCAGCCGTCCACCGAGCTGTGGGTGTGGACGAGGCTGACCCGCTCCCGCCTGATCAGCCGCTGGAGCGCGCAGACGGCGCCGAGATCCCACGCGCCCCGCATGCGGACACCCACGGCCTCGAGACCCGCCGCGCGCGCTTGTCCCACGAAGCGGCCATCGGGCTGACCCGCCAGGAGGACCCGCCAGCCTCGCTCGACAGTCCAGCGAGCCTCGCTGAGCGTCCTCAGCTCCTGGCCTCCGAGGCCCGGAGAGGACTCGGTGTGGAGCACGGTCCTCATGCCGTGAGCACCTCCTCCACTATCTCGGTCACGGCGGCCGCCGCGATGTCCCGCATGCACACGTGGTCGATGGGACAGCGCGGGAGGAAGCACGGCGCGCACGGCGCGCGCCCTTCGACTCTCCGGGCCGCCTGGCTCCTGGGAGCCGTGAGACGCGGATCCGTCGGCCCGAAGAGCGTGACCGTGGGCGTGCCGACCGCCGCCGCGAGATGCGCGAGCCCTGTGTCGCTGCTGACCAGGCACGCGAGGCGGGCGAGAAGCCGGGGCAGCAGCTCGGGCCGGTCCCGAGCGACGAGTGATGGAATGGCCCAGCCGGCGGAGGCCGAGACCGCGGCGACCGTCTCCACGTCGGCAGGGCTGCCCAGGAGAATGGGGCGGAGCCCGCGCTCACTCAGGCGCGTAGCCGCCTCGCCGAATGACGCCGCCGGCCACTGCTTCGACGAGCCGAATGATGCGCCGAGGTGCAGTCCCACCGCCCGGGCCCCGCGGGAGACTCCGCACTCGTCGAGCAGCGCCGAGACCGCGGCACCGGACGCCGCATCCTCCCCGAGGCGCCAAACCGGAACCGTTGCCGGCGCCGCCACGCCTGCCGCCTCGAGGAGTCCGCGATACTCGTCGATCTGATGCAGTCGCGGCGAAGGCAGCGGTACGGCATGCGTCAGCAACGCTCGCCGCAGGTCGGTGTCATAGCCGAGCCGCATACGGGCGCCCCAGAGACGCGCCGCGAGGGCGGACTCGAAGGAATTCGTGAGCAGTACCGCACCATCCGGGCGCATTGCCCGGAGCGATGCGGCGAGCCGGCGGCGGTCCCTCCACTCGAGCGGATAGGGCACAAGGGCATCAGCCACGCCCTGTCCCGCGAGAAGAGACGCCCAGCGGCCGACGGCCACCACGCAAACCCCGGCGCGGGCCGCTCGAAGGCCGTGCAAAGCGGGCAGCGCCATCACCGTGTCGCCGAGCCAGTTCGGGAGGCGCACCATGACGGCCCCGGTCTCGAACATCACGGCATCCGCCGCCCGACGGCCGCGCGTCTCAGCGTCTCGCTGAGCACCTGGGCGAGGGCCACGCCGTCGGCGCCCATCTCGAGCCGCACTGATAGCACCCAGAACGGCACGTCTCCGAGGGGCATCTCACGGAGCCGGACCCAGTCCTTCTCCGTCGTGAGGGCGGCCTCGGCCCCAGTCTCCTGCACCCTCGCGGCCACGCGAGCGAGATCGCCTGGCGTGTACCAGTGATGGTCCGGGAACTCCGCCAACCCCGCTACCTCCGCTCCCAGGCCCTCGGCTGTCGCGACGAATCCCCCGGGTGCCGCGAGTCCCGCCAGGATGAGCACCTTCCGCCCGCAGAGCGCCTCAGGCGCTTCGGCACGAACGTGGTTGCCGCGCCGAAGCGACGTCGGGCGGTAGGCGCCGCTCAAAACTGTCGCTGCCGATGCTCGAAGCCGCAGCACGTGGGCGATATCGCTTGTGGCGGTGACAGTTGGCGGGTTCGTGACCACGACGAGACGGGCCCGCTTGAGCGCGGACAGCGGCTCGCGCAGGGAGCCCCTCGGAAAGAGCCGACCGTTACCCCACGGGTTGCTTCCGGAAACCACGACGATCTCGAGGTCCTTGTAGAGCGTCCTGTGCTGGAATCCGTCGTCGAGGACCAGCGCGTTGGCGAAACATGTCCCGACCGCGACCGCCCCCGCGTCGTACCGGCTCTCCCCCACCACGATCGGCACGCCGGGCAGCCGTTCAGCCAGGAGCACAGGTTCGTCGCCGCCGTCCCTGGCGCCGAGCCGGAGGCCGCCGCCGTCGGCCACGATTCGAACGCCGCGCGTGCGCCGCCCATATCCTCGGCTAACGATGGCGGGCCGCGCGCCCATCTCGCGGAGCGCCAGCACGACGACCTCGGCCAAGGGTGTCTTTCCGCTCCCGCCCACCGTGACATTGCCGACCGATATCACCGGCACGGGAAGGCCGCGCGTGGACAGAAGGCCGATCCGGTAGGACGCGGAGCGCGCCGTGAGGGCGGCGCGATAGGCCACCGCCGCCGCGCTGAGACCTGCGCGCACCAGGGGGCCCGCCCGCCCATGCCAGGCTTCTTGCAGCCAAAGCTCCGGAGCCCGCCCCGGTTCAGCCATGCGCCGGCTCCATCAAGAAGCGCTCCACGAGCTCGAGGGTGTGCTTCACGGCTCCCTGACGACCCACGACGGCCTGGAAGGCGGCCTCTCCCATACGCCGCCTAAGCTCGAGGTCGCCCAACAGGTGGCCGACGCAGCGCTCGAGCTCCGCGCCCTCGCGGACCAGCACCGCGCCGCCGGCGGCCAGGAGGACGTCGGCGCTCTCGCGGAAATTGCCCGTATGAGGCCCGAAGAGGACCGCCTTTCGCAGCAGCGCGGGCTCCAGCATGTTGTGGCCGCCTGTCGGGACGAGGCTGCCCCCGACGAACACCACGGTCGCGACCCTGTAGAGCTGCGCCAGCTCGCCGACCGTGTCGAGAATGATCACCGCACTCCGGTCCCGCGCACCCGGAAGATCGCTGCGGCGGACCGCGCTGAGCCCACGTTCGAGCACGAGGCGCTCCACCTCCGGCACGCGCTCCGGGTGCCGCGGGGCAAGGAGCAGAACGAGCTGCGGGAAGCGCACGCGGAGCCGCGCGAAGGCGTCCAGCACGGCGGCATCCTCGCCCCGATGCGTGCTGCCCGCGATCCACACGAGGTCATCCTCGCCGAGTCCGAGCAGCCGCTGCCACAGGGACTCGCCGCCGGCATCCGGGGGGGCGAGGTCCGTCTTGAGATTGCCCGTGACCACGACCCGCTCGGGCGGGGCGCCGAGGGCGATGATGCGGCGGGCGTCCTCCTGCGACTGCATCGCGAAGACCCCGACGTCACGCAGCATTCGGGAGGTGAGGAAACGCACGCGGCGGTAGCGCCGGAAGGAGCGGTCCGAGATGCGTCCGTTGGCGATCATGGACGGGATGCCGCGCGCCGCCAGCGCCCGAAAGAAATTCGGCCACAGCTCGGTCTCCATGCCGATGAAGAAGCGGGGCCTCACGGCATCCAGCGCGCGGCGGACAGGCCTCGGCAGGTCGACGGGGAAGTACCGGTGGCTGACCTTGCCATCGAGCCGGTCGGACACAATGCGCGCCCCCGTCGGCGTGACCGTCGTCATGACGATACCGAGCTCCGGCCACCGGCGGAGGAGCGCCTCGACCAGCGGGACCGCCGTCGCCGCCTCCCCGACGGACACGGCGTGGATCCAGCAGCGCGGCTCGGCCGGCAGGTCCGCCCCGTAGCGCCCGAGGCGCTGGCCGATCGCCTTGTCGTAGCCGGAGCGCCTGAACTTCCGAACCGCGAACACGGGCAAGTAGGCGAGCAGCCCGAGCCGGAGCGCCATGGAGTAGAGGGCGTGGATCAGCGGCGCGCCTCCTCGTCGACCTGCCAGGTGACGGCATTCAAGGCGGCTTCGATCTCCTTGCGCGCGGTTGCCTCTCCGGCCGCGTCGATGTCGCGGGGGACGAGGATCGGCTCGCCGAAGCGGACTACACACCGCGAGAAGGGCTTCGGGATCCGGAATTCGTCCCACGAGCGCGCCCGCCATTCGGAAGACGCCGCGAGAGCCGCCGGCACCACCGGCGCGCCCGTCAGCCTTGCCAGCACCACGACCCCGGCCTTGCACACCTCCCGCGGACCCCGCGGGCCATCGGGCACGACGACGACGCTGTGGCCCTCCCCGATGGCGCGGGCAAGGGCCCGGAGCCCCCCCGCGCCCCCACGGCTCGAAGATCCTCGGACGGTGACGAAGCCGAAGCGGCGCAGGAGGTCGGCTATCATCGAGCCGTCTTCGGAGCGGCTGACCAGCGCGAAGAGCCCCCGCCGGCGATAGAGGTACGGCAGCAGCAGGAGGCGCGCGTGCCAGACGACGTAGATGACGCCCGCGCCCGCGGCCTGCAGGGGCTCCACGGTTTTCTCTTCACGGCGAAGACGCAGCGTGGCGGCGAGAAGCCGGAGCGCCCACGACGCTGCGGCCGGGGCCAGCTTCCGCCCGAGCCGGGCGGCATTCATGCGACGCCCGCGACCTTCAGCACGGCCCGCGCCGCCCGCGCCCCGACGCCCGGCTGCCCCAGCCTCGAGCGCACCTCTTTGAACGCCGCGCGCTGGGCGGTCGCCGCCACGGAATCGACGAGCAGGCGTTCCGCCTCGCTCGCAAGCCGCGCTCCGGTGACGTCGTCCTGAAGGATCTCGGGCACGGCGCCGCGGCCGGCGACGATGTTCGGGAGGCTGATCCACGCCGATCGGTTCAGCAGGCGCGCGACCACCTCGCTCAGTGGCGACACGCGGTAGCAGACGACCATCGGCGCCCCGAGCAGCGCCGCCTCGAGGGTCGCCGTCCCCGAGGCGATCAGGAGCGCGTCCGAGGCCGCCATCACCTCGTGCGTGAGTCCTTCCACCACTTCCACCGGCGGGCCGCCCGCCTCGGACGCGCGCCTGAGGTGGACGGTGACGAGCCCGCGATCCACGCTCGCGGCCAACCCAAGCACGAAGCAGCGTCGGCCGTCGGCCCGGGAGAGCCGGGCTGCTGCATCCAGCATGGGCGGCAGCAGGCGGTCGACTTCCTGCCGCCGGCTGCCGGGCAGAAGGCCCACGAGGGTCTGTCTCTCTCCCACACCCAGCCGCTCGCGGGCCGTCGCCCGGTCGAGGTCGCTCGGCACCACGTCCAACAGGGGGTGGCCCACGAACTCCACCGGGACGCCTGCCTCCTCGTACAGGCTCTTCTCGAAGGGAAACGCCGCGAGGACCCGCGTCACGCGCCGAGCCATCTGCCGTATGCGTCCCCGTCGCCAGGCCCAGAGCTGCGGCGGGATGAAGTACACGACCGGAATCCCCGCGCGCCGCGCCTGCTTTGCTAACCGCAGGTTGAACTCGGGGAAGTCGATGAGCACCATCGCCATCGGCCGGGCTTCCCGGAGCCGCCTCACCAGGAGCTTGTACGCGCGGTAGAGCCCGGGAACGCGGCCGAGGGCTTCGCTCGTCCCCATCGCGGCGTGCGCCGTCGGGTCAACGAGGATCTCGACACCCGCCGCCGCCATGCGGGGCCCGCCCATGCCGATCAGCCGCAGGCCCGGGTCGAGGGCCCGGAGCGCCCTGCACATGGTGGCGCCGTGTAGGTCGCCGGAAGCCTCACCGGCTGACAGCATGATCAGACGGCCGTCAGCGGCCGTCATCCACGCTCACCACGGCGATGCCGGCGCGGTCCGCGATTCGTACCGCCTCGTCGCGCTCCACGAAAAGCACCTTGCCGCCGTCCACGCCGAGCGCCGTCGCGCCGCCCTCCGCCATGGCCGCAAGCGTCGCCGGCCCGACGGTGGGGATATCAAAGCGGAAGTCGTGCCCCGCCGCCACCGCCTTGACGACAACCGCGCCGCGGCCGGCGAGCTTGGCGCCCCGGCGGATCGTCTCGTCGGTGCCCTCGGCCGCCTCGAGGGCCAGCGTGACGCCGCGCGAGCGCACGAGGGTCTGCCCAATCCCGTGCTCCGCCAGGCTGCGCGCGAGCGCGAACCCCGCGCGTATCTCGTCCCACTCGTCCGGCGACGGCTCCCGCGACGTCACCGTACCGGGCCCTATGATCCACGGCGAGAGAAAGGGTCGCTGGTCGAGCACCTCGATCCCCATTTCCGCGAGCGTTGCCACCACCGTCCCCGCCAGCGCGGCGTCCGATAGCCCCGCACGGGCCAGGCGGCGGCCGGCTTCGTCGGTTTCTCCGACCTCGTCGAACACGCGCTGCTTCCAGAACTTGCCCACGAACACGGCCGCCTGGACACGTTCGCCGCGGAGCGTCTGGAGGACTGCCTGGACGTCGGTGATGACGGAGGGCACCACGCGCTCGGCGTGAGCGTCAAGGCCCGCCGCCTCGTCGAAGGCGAACGCGACGACGCGCCACCCCTGGCGGGCGGCTTCGGCGGCGGCCCGGCCGGGGAGGACCCCGGCGCCGGCCATCAGCGCGAGGCGGCGCTCCATGGGAGATCCTTCGGCCAGGCGACCTCACCCCGGCCCTCGCGGATCATCCGCTCGATTTCGAGCGCCACGGCCAGGGACCGAAGGTCCTCGGTCTCGGGTAGCTCCACCTGGCCGGTCGCCTTCGCGGCGCGAGCGGCCGATATCAGGTGGCGGATCTCCAGCTTGAGAGGGTTGTCCTTGTGTACGAAAAGGCGCTCGACGAAGGACGCCTGCCGGTAGCGGATCGACTCGCGGTTGAGGGTGTACTCCTGCGCGGCCCGCCGGTGGATCTGGATGTCCTGGTCGGCGTAGTTCAGGACGATATACGCGTCGGGCTGGGTGATCGAGAGGGTGCGGATCTTCTCCTCGGTCGCGCGGCTCGCCGTGATCGTCGCCATGGCCCCGGAGTCGAAGAGGATCTGCACGTTGGCGACGTCGGCCTGGAGCGACTGGATGGAGCGCCCAAGGGCGTTCATCCGGCGGGGCTCGCTGTCCACGAGACCGAGCACGATGTCGATGTCGTGGATCATGAGGTCCATCACGACGGAGTCGTTCTGCACCCGCGGCACGAAGGGGCCGAGCCTTCTCGACTCGATGAGGACGGGTCGTTCGACGATCTTGCGCAGCTCCTGCACCGCCCCGTTGAAGCGCTCGACGTGCCCCACGTGGAGCACCCGCGCGCGCTGCCGCGCCAGCCGGAAGAGCTCCTTGGCCTCTTCGAGCGTGGGCGTCATCGGCTTCTCGACGAGGACGTGGACGCCTGCCTCCAGCAGGTCACGGGCGACCTCGAAGTGGCGCTCGGTCGGCACGGCGACCGTGGCGATGTCGACGAGCTCCGCCAGCTCCCGGTGCGTGGCCACCGCCCGAGTTCCGTATTGGGCCGCGATCTGCTGAGCGCGGTCGGTGTCGGTATCGCAGATCGCCACGAGCTCGACGTCCCACAGCTCCGCCAGGGCCAGGATGTGGTACTGGCCCATGTGGCCCGCGCCTACCACCCCGGCGCGTATACGTCCGCTCTCCGGCACGCTCACCACACGCGCTCCTCGCTTTCCGCGTCTTCAACTTGCGCATTTGTCGGCGGCGGCGCCGGGACGATGCCGCGCTTCGAGTCCTCGATGAAGTCGACGAGCCGCGCCACCAGCGGGTGGCCGCCGAGCTCGGCCTTGAGCCTGGCGGCGGCGGCAGCGGGCGCGAGGCCGGAGCGGTACAGGATCCGGAAGGCGGCGCGCACCTGGCGCCGACCCTCGCCGTCCACGCCGCCGCGGCGCATGCCGATCACGTTGACGCCGCGCGCCGTCGCGGGCACGCCGTCGGCGATCACGAACGGCGGCACGTCCTGCGTGACCTTCGCCCAGCCGCCTACGTAGGCGTACGTGCCGATCCGCGTGAAGGGATGGATCCCCGCGAGCCCGCCGATCGTTGCGCGATCCTCGACGGTCACGTGACCAGCCAGGCCGGCATAGTTGATGATGATGACCTCGTCGCCGACCACGCAGTCGTGGGCGACGTGGCTCGAGACCATGAGGAAGCAGCGGCTTCCGATCCGCGTGTCCCGCCCCTCGTGGGTGGCCCTGTGCACGGTGACGTACTCCCGGATGACGGTGTCATCGCCCACGCTCACGCCCACGGGCAGCCCCTCGCGGAACTTGAGATCCTGGGGCACTCCGCCGATGAGGGCGCCGTGCCCGACACGGCATCGCGCCCCCAGCCTGACGCGACCCTCGAGAACCACGTGGGCGCCGATCTCCGAGCCGGGGCCGATCGCGACGGACGACCCTATGAGGCTGTAGGGACCGACCACGACCCCGGCCGCGAGCTCCGCACCGGGCTCCACGATGGCCGTCGGATGGATGCGCGCCGGCTCAGGCATGCCGCCCACCTTCCAGCTCACGCACCCGCTTCTCGAGCGCCCGAACCTTGCGGAAGAGCTCCGGCAGCAGGGTCTCGGCCGCCCAGATCCGCCGCGTCTCGCCGGCGGGACGGCTCGGTATGCCGGCCCAGACTTCCCCGGCCGGCACGTCATTCGGCACCCCCGACTTGGCCACGAGGACGGCGCCTGCCCCGATCGTGACGTGGTCGGCAACACCCACCTGTCCGGCCAGCACCGCCCGGTTGCCGATCGTGCAGGAGCCCGACACGCCGACCTGCGACACCAGGATGACGTCCTCTCCTACATCGCAGTTGTGGCCTACCTGGACCAGGTTGTCGATCTTGCTGCCCCTCCGGATCCGGGTCTCGCCGAGCGTGGCGCGGTCGATTGTGCTGTTGGCGCCGATCTCGACGTCGTCCTCGATGCGCAGTCCGCCCACCTGGGGAATCTTCCGATGCGCCGTGCCGTCGAAGGCGTAACCGAAACCGTCGGCCCCGAGCACCGCGCCCGCATGGACGACGACCCGGTCGCCGATGGCGACGCCTTCCTTGACCACGACGCGCGGGTGGAGCACCACATCGTCGCCGAGCATCGCCCCTGCCCCGACGAAGCACAGCGCCCCGACCCTGCTCCTCGCCCCGACCCGCGCGTTCGGCTCGATGACGGCGCACGCGCCCACGAAGGCCGTCGGCTGCACGCGCGCACTGCCGGCGACGACAGCCGTCGCGTGGATGCCGGCGGCGACAGGAGGTTCGGGGTGGAACAACCGCAGGAGCACGATGAGGGCCGTCTGTGGCGAGTCGACACGCAGGAGCGCCTGAGGCAGGCCTTCGACGTCCCGGCCGACAACCAACGCGCCAGCCGCGCTCGTAGCAGCGGCGCGCGCGTAGCGAGGGTGGACCAGGAACGACACGTGCTCAGGCCCCGCGTCCTCGAGCGGTGCGACGCCGCGGATGACCCGCGCCGGATCCCCTTCGAGCGTGGCGCCGAGCGCCTCGGCGAGCCTGCCGAGCGTGAACTGGGCGCCCACGGCAGCCTACTTCTTGGCCTTGCGCGTCTCGTCGTCGAAGGCCTTGATCACTTCCTCCGTGACGTCCACCTCCGGCGCGCCGTAGACGACGCCAGCCTGCCGGCGCTCGAGGATGAGCGCGTAGCCCTTCTCCTTGCCGACCCTGCTAAAGATCCCTTCCAGCTCTCTCAGAATTTTCGCC encodes the following:
- a CDS encoding glycosyltransferase family 4 protein gives rise to the protein MKVIHMVSCGGWSSDAYWAARVCCELTQAGQEATLVCRRGTEERVMSRARGEGVQRIETLSFRSGLRPAADFRDMRTLQAWLPAADIVHVHRGKEHWLAAVANRLSSQRRPLVRTRHIVQPICPHALNRWLYGQATDLVVTVSEAIRRQCLAAGLALPDHVVALPGGADGERFRPRHDGAALRQELGLPAGVPLVGLLSGFRVMKGHAVVVEAAHRVTASGRAFHLLFVGQGPFEAAIRESVVRGGLGDRVSFLGFVDDPARVVGSLDIALYPPLESDGMSRVLFEYLAAGRAVIASRVGVAAEVLTDDASALLVPGGDAPELARALATLLDDDALRRRLGERAAALCHERLTGARVAASLLDHYRRLAAHS
- a CDS encoding glycosyltransferase family 4 protein, producing the protein MSGTGGLTVLHVVANRWWTGSAEPVLRLVLGLQARGHRVLLGLAAGDRFEAKARAAGIEPLEDLRLDVKSGPVAIVRDARRLRSLVTREGVDVVHVHHGHDHWLGWWGHGTAALIRTFHNERSVRRAWPDSALYRRTDAVIAVSRRIEERLRQTRVPGSRLYRADGVVDAARFVTDAPGAIKIREEFGATGVPLVGCVARLAGGRGHEALIEGFRLLSRALDDARLLLVGKGERRDALEGLVKRLGLERRVFFAGYRDADLPAVLGALDVFVLMGAGSDESCRAALEAMAAGRPVLAARVGALPDAVVHGETGLLLDEPSPAAVSASLERLLSAPSEARAMGEAGRRRALLLFTGERHAEAMEALYLETIGRLRAAP
- a CDS encoding glycosyltransferase; translated protein: MRTVLHTESSPGLGGQELRTLSEARWTVERGWRVLLAGQPDGRFVGQARAAGLEAVGVRMRGAWDLGAVCALQRLIRRERVSLVHTHSSVDGWVGGLAARAAGVPVVRTRHVSIRIRRRWNPVYRWLADRVITSGEAIRRLVIEAGVDPGRVTAIPAGVDLAEFTGGSDDAHAMRQSLGLARPVIGSVAMFRGSKGHAYLLDAFAAVHARHPTARLLLVGDGIRRPWVEGLAKDRGLGEAVVFTGFRTDVPALLRAMDCFVLASTRTEGVPQSLLQAFAAGVPVVASAIGGIPEVVKDGETGILVPPEDAAALARAIESVLSDGSGAAARARGARRLVEERFSHGTSVSRLLALYDDVIAGAAPRPVRA
- the waaF gene encoding lipopolysaccharide heptosyltransferase II, which encodes MFETGAVMVRLPNWLGDTVMALPALHGLRAARAGVCVVAVGRWASLLAGQGVADALVPYPLEWRDRRRLAASLRAMRPDGAVLLTNSFESALAARLWGARMRLGYDTDLRRALLTHAVPLPSPRLHQIDEYRGLLEAAGVAAPATVPVWRLGEDAASGAAVSALLDECGVSRGARAVGLHLGASFGSSKQWPAASFGEAATRLSERGLRPILLGSPADVETVAAVSASAGWAIPSLVARDRPELLPRLLARLACLVSSDTGLAHLAAAVGTPTVTLFGPTDPRLTAPRSQAARRVEGRAPCAPCFLPRCPIDHVCMRDIAAAAVTEIVEEVLTA
- the lpxK gene encoding tetraacyldisaccharide 4'-kinase, whose protein sequence is MRAGLSAAAVAYRAALTARSASYRIGLLSTRGLPVPVISVGNVTVGGSGKTPLAEVVVLALREMGARPAIVSRGYGRRTRGVRIVADGGGLRLGARDGGDEPVLLAERLPGVPIVVGESRYDAGAVAVGTCFANALVLDDGFQHRTLYKDLEIVVVSGSNPWGNGRLFPRGSLREPLSALKRARLVVVTNPPTVTATSDIAHVLRLRASAATVLSGAYRPTSLRRGNHVRAEAPEALCGRKVLILAGLAAPGGFVATAEGLGAEVAGLAEFPDHHWYTPGDLARVAARVQETGAEAALTTEKDWVRLREMPLGDVPFWVLSVRLEMGADGVALAQVLSETLRRAAVGRRMP
- a CDS encoding 3-deoxy-D-manno-octulosonic acid transferase, translating into MALRLGLLAYLPVFAVRKFRRSGYDKAIGQRLGRYGADLPAEPRCWIHAVSVGEAATAVPLVEALLRRWPELGIVMTTVTPTGARIVSDRLDGKVSHRYFPVDLPRPVRRALDAVRPRFFIGMETELWPNFFRALAARGIPSMIANGRISDRSFRRYRRVRFLTSRMLRDVGVFAMQSQEDARRIIALGAPPERVVVTGNLKTDLAPPDAGGESLWQRLLGLGEDDLVWIAGSTHRGEDAAVLDAFARLRVRFPQLVLLLAPRHPERVPEVERLVLERGLSAVRRSDLPGARDRSAVIILDTVGELAQLYRVATVVFVGGSLVPTGGHNMLEPALLRKAVLFGPHTGNFRESADVLLAAGGAVLVREGAELERCVGHLLGDLELRRRMGEAAFQAVVGRQGAVKHTLELVERFLMEPAHG
- a CDS encoding DUF374 domain-containing protein, yielding MNAARLGRKLAPAAASWALRLLAATLRLRREEKTVEPLQAAGAGVIYVVWHARLLLLPYLYRRRGLFALVSRSEDGSMIADLLRRFGFVTVRGSSSRGGAGGLRALARAIGEGHSVVVVPDGPRGPREVCKAGVVVLARLTGAPVVPAALAASSEWRARSWDEFRIPKPFSRCVVRFGEPILVPRDIDAAGEATARKEIEAALNAVTWQVDEEARR
- the lpxB gene encoding lipid-A-disaccharide synthase, which translates into the protein MTAADGRLIMLSAGEASGDLHGATMCRALRALDPGLRLIGMGGPRMAAAGVEILVDPTAHAAMGTSEALGRVPGLYRAYKLLVRRLREARPMAMVLIDFPEFNLRLAKQARRAGIPVVYFIPPQLWAWRRGRIRQMARRVTRVLAAFPFEKSLYEEAGVPVEFVGHPLLDVVPSDLDRATARERLGVGERQTLVGLLPGSRRQEVDRLLPPMLDAAARLSRADGRRCFVLGLAASVDRGLVTVHLRRASEAGGPPVEVVEGLTHEVMAASDALLIASGTATLEAALLGAPMVVCYRVSPLSEVVARLLNRSAWISLPNIVAGRGAVPEILQDDVTGARLASEAERLLVDSVAATAQRAAFKEVRSRLGQPGVGARAARAVLKVAGVA
- a CDS encoding LpxI family protein codes for the protein MERRLALMAGAGVLPGRAAAEAARQGWRVVAFAFDEAAGLDAHAERVVPSVITDVQAVLQTLRGERVQAAVFVGKFWKQRVFDEVGETDEAGRRLARAGLSDAALAGTVVATLAEMGIEVLDQRPFLSPWIIGPGTVTSREPSPDEWDEIRAGFALARSLAEHGIGQTLVRSRGVTLALEAAEGTDETIRRGAKLAGRGAVVVKAVAAGHDFRFDIPTVGPATLAAMAEGGATALGVDGGKVLFVERDEAVRIADRAGIAVVSVDDGR